From Trichoderma atroviride chromosome 1, complete sequence, one genomic window encodes:
- a CDS encoding uncharacterized protein (EggNog:ENOG41), which translates to MALPASELQMPDFGDIHYATMGCISDFEACLTIKPLMREGWAESRLADLNLWASGVGALARPDMSLDRRLQFQPKPRLVLINLLLTLREFISSCRTHVLNEAHDNKESTDSRAESEGVPLSPTERTPELTFGDDSDPTPSSASWFTALVSGPKSASDSSTDSNVGDETDDPHSEVTLKEVMKDIDDILDQLIMLGFAIRKSGTVARLRKADLSFKPSENTDLQEHLEFILLKSGARRQKKRKDDVWSASRERIQEVTPEQRHLILANLRRRHRFRYARRHQQKLDQLTAYPLVAKTKPFVYTPEEHQERTPEFYRSPASNDAKSPPTEDFANTKSSTTPPQNLQVPEMSATTPSVAEGDILQIAMPAAAAASHVSVSVATMHYPLPPPISQGMRGFKCPCCYQTLPEMYKSWSRWRKHLVEDLCPYTCPFLECPRPEALYISRAAWRDHVLQSHGAGQNWECLACVGTGIPNKFSSAEEFVNHNRTKHIDAISEDQIAVLQDTCCKIVPPNISQCPLCPWSQDEEAIPDAVANLEHVANCIHEFSLYALPWAESLTVDATDRSDPALREKVEEWLKSTCTEEESADIQKVNIKTFIFFPTQSLPIKQECAYIPEQYFAESSNESSQAERGTLSLDSNLPEARGTFSDDISDKVSKESVMDQMGENPQSVSEPEYALVHASDYIIR; encoded by the exons ATGGCTTTACCAGCTTCCGAGCTCCAGATGCCTGATTTTGGAGACATCCATTATGCAACAATGGGATGCATCTCTGACTTTGAGGCTTGCCTAACCATCAAGCCTCTAATGAGAGAGGGCTGGGCCGAAAGTCGACTTGCCGACTTAAATCTTTGGGCCTCAGGCGTCGGCGCACTGGCGAGGCCTGATATGTCGCTTGATCGACGGCTACAGTTTCAGCCAAAGCCTCGACTGGTTCTTATCAACCTCCTCCTAACTCTTCGGGAATTCATCAGTAGCTGCCGTACGCATGTTTTGAACGAGGCCCATGACAACAAAGAAAGCACCgacagcagagcagagtcTGAGGGGGTCCCCCTCTCTCCTACAGAAAGAACTCCAGAGCTAACTTTTGGTGATGACTCGGATCCTACTCCAAGTTCTGCGTCATGGTTTACAGCGTTGGTTTCTGGTCCCAAGAGCGCCTCGGACTCTTCTACCGATTCCAACGTAGGAGACGAGACTGACGATCCGCATTCTGAAGTAACGCTAAAGGAAGTGATGAAAGACATTGACGATATCCTAGACCAGCTCATCATGCTTGGCTTCGCGATTCGAAAGTCGGGAACCGTCGCCAGACTACGCAAAGCCGACCTATCATTCAAACCAAGCGAGAACACGGATTTACAAGAACATCTCGAGTTCATATTACTCAAGAGCGGTGCCAgaaggcagaagaagaggaaggacGACGTGTGGAGCGCTTCTAGGGAAAGAATCCAGGAGGTGACCCCAGAACAGCGGCATCTGATCCTGGCAAATTTGCGGCGTCGACATAGATTCCGATATGCGAGACGCCATCAGCAAAAGTTGGACCAACTCACAGCGTATCCCCTCGTAGCGAAGACCAAACCGTTTGTATACACGCCGGAGGAGCACCAAGAAAGGACTCCCGAGTTTTACAGATCGCCCGCTTCGAATGATGCAAAGTCGCCACCGACAGAAGACTTTGCAAACACAAAATCGTCCACAACTCCGCCACAAAACCTTCAAGTCCCAGAAATGAGCGCGACGACACCTTCTGTGGCGGAAGGCGACATATTGCAAATAGCAATGCCTGCAGCGGCAGCTGCTAGTCACGTGTCGGTATCTGTCGCAACAATGCATTATCCCTTGCCTCCTCCAATATCTCAGGGGATGAGGGGATTTAAATGCCCTTGTTGTTATCAGACATTACCAGAAATGTATAAGAGTTGGTCGAGATGGAG GAAACACCTCGTGGAAGACCTTTGTCCCTATACATGTCCCTTTCTAGAATGCCCCAGACCAGAAGCCCTGTACATCTCACGGGCAGCCTGGCGTGACCATGTGCTCCAGAGTCATGGCGCAGGCCAAAACTGGGAATGCCTGGCCTGTGTTGGAACTGGAATACCAAACAAGTTCTCATCTGCCGAGGAATTTGTCAACCACAACCGGACGAAGCATATAGACGCCATATCGGAAGATCAGATCGCCGTCCTACAAGACACATGCTGCAAAATAGTTCCTCCAAACATCTCTCAGTGCCCCCTGTGTCCATGGTCTCAAGATGAGGAGGCGATACCCGATGCCGTCGCGAACCTTGAGCATGTCGCTAATTGCATTCACGAATTCTCACTCTATGCTCTACCTTGGGCTGAGTCTTTGACTGTAGATGCAACTGACCGGTCAGATCCTGCCCTTCGTGAAAAAGTTGAAGAGTGGCTtaagagtacatgtactgaagaagagagcgcCGATATTCAGAAGGTCAATATTAAGACATTCATTTTCTTTCCAACACAGTCCCTGCCAATTAAACAAGAGTGTGCATATATTCCCGAGCAATACTTTGCTGAAAGTTCCAATGAATCATCCCAGGCGGAGCGAGGGACCCTGTCGTTGGACTCTAATCTGCCTGAGGCCAGAGGAACGTTTTCTGATGACATTTCGGACAAAGTTTCCAAAGAAAGCGTGATGGACCAGATGGGGGAGAATCCCCAGAGCGTGAGTGAGCCCGAATATGCTCTTGTTCATGCTTCTGATTATATCATACGCTAA
- a CDS encoding uncharacterized protein (EggNog:ENOG41) codes for MHNVVIASPPFWAYSASVATVARDMMLSFQNVRIALMVGIGGGVPSKSHDIRLGDIVVGAPKDGHRGLLQYDLGGNTENESFQITGFLDQPPPVLQRALAGLRAQYKRRRHRIEETAATVIENNVLLWRHYKRPDQLSDRLYLAEAIHPNTKESCPLACDPHALIPRLPRDKDQDSLVIHYGSIASSNQLMKNALLRDKLAAEEDVLCFEVEAAGLMDNFPCLVIRGISDYSDSHKNNEWQGYAAMVAAVYAKDLLYQIPRVTAGKGTIDILLGQLRDLGY; via the coding sequence ATGCACAATGTTGTCATCGCCAGTCCACCCTTTTGGGCGTACAGTGCCTCGGTAGCAACTGTTGCTAGAGATATGATGCTCTCCTTTCAAAACGTCAGAATTGCTCTCATGGTCGGCATCGGTGGCGGGGTTCCAAGCAAGAGCCATGATATCCGTCTTGGTGATATTGTAGTTGGCGCTCCGAAAGATGGGCACCGCGGATTACTTCAATACGACCTTGGCGGCAACACCGAAAATGAGAGCTTCCAAATCACAGGATTCTTGGACCAGCCGCCGCCTGTTCTACAACGAGCACTAGCTGGACTCCGGGCCCAGTACAAGAGACGGAGACATCGAATTGAAGAAACAGCCGCCACTGTTATTGAGAATAACGTACTATTATGGCGCCACTATAAGCGGCCGGACCAACTCAGCGACAGGCTATATCTAGCGGAGGCCATCCACCCAAACACCAAAGAAAGCTGCCCCCTTGCCTGTGATCCACATGCTCTAATACCGCGACTCCCACGGGACAAAGATCAAGACAGCCTAGTGATTCATTATGGCTCCATTGCTTCATCAAACCAACTCATGAAGAACGCATTGCTTCGGGATAAACTTGCAGCAGAGGAAGACGTGTTATGCTTCGAGGTGGAAGCAGCGGGACTCATGGATAATTTTCCCTGCTTAGTTATTCGTGGTATATCCGACTACTCAGATTCCCACAAGAACAACGAGTGGCAGGGATATGCAGCAATGGTAGCGGCTGTGTATGCAAAAGACCTTTTATATCAGATCCCTCGTGTTACAGCGGGAAAAGGGACCATAGACATTCTTTTAGGTCAGCTAAGAGATCTCGGGTATTAA
- a CDS encoding uncharacterized protein (EggNog:ENOG41~SECRETED:SignalP(1-22)) encodes MRLPSLLLLWPLALLCLSGVLANQDSSKYELILYWRLRQFMIDALGEKKNVVAPLCESPCDFKKFMETVTVKRKGPKLKEADGVTNRKDANGKVLYQWYPDYDKDFSVFTDDLFSDPEAAAKEIDNVHFTGRFGSESQFEGAKSFDDIISSVTDAIKKSQAALTAAGRDPNGGWFKEIKNLLPIVANARRYNRAINLTKEFKAWLVENPTLKFVNVKMSAPIHRAPNFVYQKVDLHGTYDANRAVVGIEKWEYDIKTFAVVQNSQGSALGHVMCIRSLEKLEKNLDAGCK; translated from the coding sequence ATGCGTCTACCCAGCCTATTGCTTCTCTGGCCATTGGCCCTCCTATGTCTGTCTGGCGTCCTCGCCAACCAAGACTCTTCAAAGTACGAATTGATCTTGTACTGGCGCCTCAGGCAATTCATGATTGACGCTCTcggagaaaagaaaaatgttGTCGCACCGCTATGCGAGAGCCCATGCGACTTCAAAAAATTCATGGAAACAGTCACCGTCAAGAGGAAAGGACCCAAGCTGAAGGAAGCAGACGGCGTGACCAACCGTAAAGACGCCAATGGGAAAGTACTCTATCAGTGGTACCCAGACTACGACAAAGACTTTTCCGTCTTCACCGATGACCTATTTAGCGATCCCGAGGCggctgccaaggagattgacaATGTTCACTTCACCGGGCGGTTCGGGAGTGAATCACAGTTCGAGGGCGCGAAGAGCTTCGATGATATCATTTCAAGTGTCACAGATGCCATTAAGAAGTCCCAGGCCGCCCTCACCGCCGCCGGGAGGGACCCCAACGGCGGGTGGttcaaggagatcaagaaTCTGCTCCCGATCGTGGCCAATGCGCGTCGCTACAACCGGGCGATAAACCTGACCAAGGAGTTCAAAGCCTGGCTAGTCGAGAATCCAACGCTCAAGTTTGTCAACGTGAAAATGAGCGCTCCGATTCATCGCGCGCCAAACTTTGTCTACCAAAAGGTGGATCTCCATGGGACATATGATGCAAACCGGGCCGTGGTAGGGATAGAGAAGTGGGAATACGATATCAAGACCTTTGCTGTGGTTCAGAACTCACAGGGCAGTGCTCTAGGCCATGTCATGTGTATCCGTTCCCTTGAGAAGCTTGAGAAGAATCTGGACGCTGGATGCAAGTAA
- a CDS encoding uncharacterized protein (EggNog:ENOG41), translating to MVVRIRNETLFLLQRAVEIEVNIANGRSISLADVLSNYSLVPKTKLVLAYILAKSVWQFYDSDFMGVSWTTRSIQLFREREDDDDDDDEPGVDWAPYYAFSLEQMAERDSVERLPPGQFLHRYPRVLALGAILYELGQKKSWERQAASLEPASSTNNIEPPTLERIINDTSSKIRKGVQKKKWPDISLKNTQTLEEYRVIVANCASENFFRPGLKEKSPNSPEQSLQKTAEELEEELTIAERRAILFKKVVAPLKEMVRTTGWVDELGNIQRLSMKGATTRLKDEGPDLGKPKPETLLDTSRTSQEYPTPRYGIQDGRRASRPEAEARLNKAKRGPSVPAPQTAQGLHSDEAKSSRWRDNLVDQRPLQDQRDVTGNHFNNRTVIHQGDNHYYLPD from the exons ATGGTTGTTCGTATTAGGAACGAAACGCTGTTTCTCCTTCAACGCGCTGTAGAGATTGAAGTGAACATCGCTAATGGAAGAAGCATCTCACTAGCCGATGTGCTCAGTAACTATTCCCTAGTCCCCAAAACCAAGCTCGTCCTCGCCTATATACTCGCCAAATCTGTCTGGCAATTCTATGATTCGGATTTTATGGGAGTTTCTTGGACGACGAGGTCTATTCAACTCTTCCGAGAGagggaggatgatgatgacgacgatgatgagccTGGGGTTGACTGGGCGCCATACTACGCCTTCTCCTTGGAGCagatggcagagagagaCTCCGTGGAACGACTGCCACCGGGGCAATTCCTTCATCGATACCCTCGTGTTCTGGCACTTGGCGCTATACTTTACGAGCTCGGTCAAAAGAAGAGTTGGGAAAggcaagcagcttctttaGAACCGGCCTCATCTACCAACAATATTGAGCCTCCAACCCTTGAGAGAATAATAAATGACACCTCATCCAAGATTCGCAAAGGAgtacagaaaaagaaatggccGGACATTAGCTTGAAGAATACCCAAACGTTGGAGGAATATCGCGTTATTGTTGCAAACTGTGCTAGCGAGAACTTCTTTCGGCCGGGCCTGAAGGAGAAGTCGCCAAACTCTCCGGAGCAGAGCCTTCAGAAAACGGCGGAAGAACTAGAGGAAGAGCTAACAATTGCAGAGAGGCGCGCAATTCTCTTTAAGAAGGTTGTTGCACCCCTCAAGGAGATGGTTCGGACTACTGGTTGGGTTGACGAGTTGGGTAATATCCAACGTTTATCCATGAAAGGCGCGACTACACGACTGAAAGACGAAGGACCTGATTTAGGGAAGCCAAAACCGGAGACACTTCTTGATACTTCTCGGACCTCTCAAGAATATCCAACTCCCCGATACGGGATTCAAGATGGTCGAAGAGCATCGAG GCCAGAGGCCGAGGCAAGGCTGAATAAAGCCAAGAGAGGACCTAGCGTACCTGCTCCCCAAACGGCGCAAGGCCTTCATAGCGACGAGGCCAAATCGTCACGATGGCGAGACAACCTAGTGGACCAGCGCCCTCTCCAAGACCAGCGCGACGTCACCGGTAATCATTTTAACAACCGCACCGTTATCCATCAGGGTGACAATCATTACTATTTGCCCGACTAG
- a CDS encoding uncharacterized protein (EggNog:ENOG41) codes for METQSTAFPHFTLLPVELRLAIWFYCLPHRVVQRDDPYEVQRLRKEHKCWSVRPSLKNAAPPRVASVCRESRQVAMRWGKMVSQNYSWNLGPIWIQPRLDTYHLNFTSEAAEAILEDGLDKELVDEFIKDGLNWLDTVPLSIPCEYYFDFDLGLQDVSRRRWLPRIEIRDDLVDENLNVVYNEYAHYGPRPFTNISLSATMVFITIHAKRRHAVASGLFGLLLDAPVQLVDFDDEQNIRSFHALFERDMHNRKRTEVIKLFSLILSPIFRSRVQDWTEKVDWLMMATAWLRAKMKWENCISFDGDPFSAWNPIIDELPDGRRLAYMGDGEDNVNRFDHDNPWVIQAKKELPRVTPKILFMLCTDDCDVDGNVGMVPSVQHPIARNDFFEVDSYEHL; via the coding sequence ATGGAAACACAATCGACCGCATTCCCCCACTTCACACTCTTGCCAGTGGAGCTTCGCCTTGCTATCTGGTTCTATTGTCTGCCTCATCGAGTTGTCCAGAGAGACGATCCTTACGAAGTTCAGCGCCTCCGCAAGGAGCACAAATGTTGGTCTGTGCGACCATCTCTCAAGAATGCTGCTCCGCCACGCGTTGCCTCAGTCTGTCGCGAATCAAGACAGGTCGCCATGCGCTGGGGCAAGATGGTCTCGCAGAACTATAGCTGGAACTTGGGGCCTATATGGATCCAGCCTCGTTTGGACACTTATCATCTTAACTTTACGTCTGAGGCAGCCGAGGCAATTTTGGAGGACGGGTTGGATAAAGAGCTGGTCGATGAGTTTATCAAGGACGGATTAAATTGGCTCGACACGGTGCCGTTGTCAATACCTTGCGAGTACTACTTCGATTTTGACTTGGGATTGCAAGACGTCTCCCGGAGGCGCTGGCTTCCGCGCATTGAAATCAGAGACGACCTTGTAGATGAAAATTTGAACGTGGTTTACAACGAGTACGCCCACTATGGTCCGAGGCCCTTTACAAACATCTCCCTGTCCGCTACCATGGTCTTCATCACTATAcatgcaaaaagaaggcaCGCCGTTGCGTCGGGTCTCTTTGGCCTGCTGCTTGATGCACCAGTTCAACTAGTGGATTTTGACGATGAGCAAAACATCAGATCTTTCCACGCCCTCTTTGAGAGAGACATGCACAACCGCAAAAGAACTGAAGTCATCAAACTATTTTCTCTCATCCTGTCGCCCATCTTTCGGTCTCGCGTACAAGACTGGACGGAAAAGGTGGACTGGCTCATGATGGCAACTGCATGGCTGCGCGCAAAGATGAAGTGGGAAAACTGCATATCCTTTGATGGGGATCCATTTTCAGCCTGGAATCCAATTATTGACGAGCTTCCAGACGGCCGGCGGTTGGCCTACATGGGGGACGGTGAAGACAACGTGAATCGATTCGACCATGACAATCCTTGGGTTATACAGGCCAAGAAAGAGCTACCGCGAGTTACACCCAAAATCCTGTTCATGCTTTGTACCGACGACTGCGATGTGGATGGGAATGTGGGCATGGTGCCTTCTGTACAGCATCCGATTGCTCGAAATGACTTTTTTGAAGTTGATAGTTATGAGCATCTCTGA
- a CDS encoding uncharacterized protein (EggNog:ENOG41~CAZy:CBM66), protein MPGSPFTTPAFLDNGEFFMDQGNVIQMNWPNVSDAFSTHVAMASASFPGWDWTRPWPGGDMVDGHSVHLTVAPEVLTDPAVVVDATTVLSSLTFGIPDSMVSGRKALPMDPSWYICRHVFITTKPEAKKSADGGHGCGFLEQACLDDLEFILSNGWGKTDNNTMCAQLAFDPLPESCGSSFGYARQDSWFADNAVIANSVLGPLETSPKEQQYSWRIGTGYHSPYDPIAYEIAANRTYLVATAWGYSKKLDASARKTPKVTLACISSGDAHVPPPPPPPPPSSTTTTTPSKPTSTPTAIPNTDAYYDDFTAGLKQWTTYGDSFSSDSRLLIADYSLGDKALLKSSYSNFTFEADITLPGDSGNAGLIFRVSDPSDGADAYKGYYAGISTENNVVLGRASNDWTQISLVDVDIAANKAHHLKVKVREDKIDVYVNDMTKALISATDGTYARGMDGVRLYDTGATFDNVHIFPLAFKDDFASGSMDKWTTYGGDYATKNAALVGQASSGGKALIRDTLYSDFVYEADVTIWDESGDAGLVFRASSPYDGTDGYYGYYAGFGNGYIVLGRSDNGWNELANVNASIQHGTAHHIMVRAKQNSLSIFVDDMNKPKIQTGDDTYLTGLNGVRVHGTKTTFDNVVIYTM, encoded by the exons ATGCCCGGCAGCCCGTTCACGACTCCTGCCTTTCTGGACAATGGCGAGTTCTTCATGGATCAGGGCAACGTCATCCAGATGAACTGGCCAAACGTGTCCGATGCGTTTTCCACGCacgtggccatggcctctgcCAGCTTCCCCGGCTGGGACTGGACTCGGCCCTGGCCGGGAGGCGACATGGTCGACGGCCATTCTGTGCATCTCACAGTCGCGCCAGAGGTTCTCACGGATCCGGCAGTCGTGGTGGATGCGACGACGGTGCTGTCTTCGCTGACGTTTGGCATTCCCGACAGCATGGTTTCCGGTAGAAAGGCGCTTCCCATGGACCCTTCGTGGTACATCTGCCGTCACGTCTTCATCACGACGAAGCCTGAGGCGAAGAAGTCTGCTGACGGGGGCCACGGCTGTGGCTTTCTTGAGCAGGCTTGTCTGGACGACCTCGAGTTCATTCTGAGCAACGGCTGGGGAAAGACGGACAACAACACCATGTGTGCCCAGTTGGCTTTTGATCCGTTGCCCGAGAGCTGCGGCAGCTCATTTGGATACGCGCGTCAGGATTCTTGGT TTGCCGACAACGCGGTGATAGCGAACTCTGTCCTGGGGCCTCTCGAGACGAGCCCCAAGGAACAGCAGTACAGCTGGCGGATTGGCACCGGCTATCACTCTCCCTACGATCCCATTGCCTATGAAATAGCCGCCAACAGGACCTATCTCGTGGCCACAGCCTGGGGCTACAGCAAGAAGCTAGATGCCAGTGCTAGGAAGACACCCAAAGTCACCTTGGCCTGCATCTCGTCTGGAGACGCCCATgtgccgcctcctcctccgccgccgccgccttcgtCGACCACTACCACGACTCCCAGCAAGCCAACCTCGACTCCTACGGCAATTCCCAACACTGACGCCTACTACGATGATTTTACCGCTGGCTTGAAGCAGTGGACTACATACGGTGACTCATTCAGCTCGGATTCTAGATTGCTTATTGCAGACTATTCCCTTGGCGACAAAGCTTTGCTAAAGAGCAGCTACTCCAACTTCACGTTCGAAGCCGACATCACCTTGCCCGGTGACTCGGGCAATGCAGGTCTCATCTTTCGCGTCTCGGATCCTAGCGACGGTGCGGATGCTTACAAGGGCTACTACGCCGGCATCAGCACGGAGAACAACGTCGTTCTGGGACGTGCATCCAATGATTGGACCCAAATCAGCCTCGTTGACGTTGATATCGCGGCCAACAAGGCTCATCacctcaaggtcaaggtccGGGAGGACAAAATCGACGTCTATGTCAATGACATGACCAAGGCATTGATCAGCGCGACAGACGGCACTTACGCTCGTGGCATGGACGGTGTGCGCCTCTATGACACAGGTGCGACGTTTGACAATGTGCACATCTTTCCGCTGGCCTTTAAAGATGACTTCGCCTCGGGCTCGATGGACAAGTGGACTACCTATGGAGGCGACTATGCGACCAAGAACGCCGCGCTGGTTGGCCAGGCGTCATCTGGTGGCAAGGCATTGATCCGCGATACGCTGTACAGCGACTTTGTCTACGAGGCGGACGTGACCATCTGGGATGAGAGTGGCGATGCTGGCCTTGTCTTCCGGGCTTCCAGTCCGTATGATGGGACGGATGGCTACTACGGCTATTACGCTGGTTTCGGCAACGGCTACATTGTCTTGGGCCGTTCTGACAACGGTTGGAATGAGCTGGCCAATGTCAACGCATCGATCCAGCATGGCACTGCTCACCATATCATGGTGCGGGCCAAGCAGAACTCTTTGTCCATCTTTGTGGACGACATGAACAAGCCGAAGATTCAGACGGGGGATGACACGTACCTTACAGGCTTGAACGGCGTAAGAGTGCATGGAACCAAGACGACGTTTGACAATGTGGTCATTTACACCATGTAG